In Mucilaginibacter sp. KACC 22063, the genomic stretch ATGTTGGTTGTAAGGCGCGATCCGCAAACTTCTTCGTAAATCTCATAGATAGCTTCACGGTATTCCATCATGTACAGGAAGCCTGTAAAGGCGCCGGTATCAACACCTAATACCCCATTACAAATAATGTGGTCGGCGATACGGGCAAGCTCCATGATGATTACGCGCAGATAATCTACACGCTTAGGTGTTTGTATATTCAACAGCTTCTCAACCGTCATGTGCCAGCCCATGTTGTTGATTGGGGCCGAACAGTAGTTTAAACGGTCGGTAAGCGGGGTGATCTGATAAAACGGCCTGTGTTCGGCAATTTTTTCAAATGCACGGTGAATATAACCTATGGTTGAAACACCGCTTACAATACGCTCGCCATCCAGCTGTAATACGTTTTGGAAAACGCCGTGGGTAGCGGGGTGAGTTGGACCCAGGTTAAGGGTTGATAACTCACTTTGTAAATCGGTATCTGTGAATGACGGAAAATTCTGCATGTTCTATCTTCCAAAAAAATAATCTTTTTTATCCACACGGTTCGGATCTTCCAGCGGATACTCTTTGCGCATCGGATAAACAGTCATATCGTCTACGTTTAAAATACGGCGCAGATCAGGGTGACCGGTAAAGTTAATGCCAAAGAAATCATATGTTTCACGCTCCATCCAGTTAGCGCCTTTCCATAAAGCTGTAGCCGAAGGGATGTTTACATCACCATCAGCCAAATATACTTTGATACGGATGCGCACATTATTAACCAGGCTGTGCAAATGGTAAATAACACCTATTTCTTTACCTGTTTGTTCCGGATAATGGATACCTGTAATATCTGTCAGGTAAATGAATTGTAATTCCGGGTGAGTTTTCAGCCAGCCTAATACATCCATAATCTGCTCGCGGCTGGTTTCAACAGTAAGCAGGTTATATGGCTCTACCGGCGATGCAATAGCTTCGCCAAACTGTGCAGTTAACTTTTGAAGCAGCTCTTCGTTGCTGATCTTACCCATTATTGAATTCCGTATTTAGCTAATAAAGCCTGGTATTCAGGCGTATCTCTTCTTCGCAATGACTCTGTTTGAACCAGCTTCTGAATGTTCATAAAGCCGTCAATAATAGCTTCGGGGCGCGGAGGGCAGCCGGGAACATAAACATCCACCGGGATCACCTCATCAATACCCTGTAAAACAGAGTAGGTATCAAAAATACCACCGCTTGATGCACAGGCACCTACTGCCATTACCCAACGGGGTTCGGCCATTTGCAGGTAAACCTGGCGCAGCACCGGCGCCATTTTTTTTGAAATTGTACCCATTACCATTAACAGATCTGCCTGGCGCGGCGAAAAGCTCAAACGCTCGGCGCCAAACCTTGACAGGTCATAATGCGAGCCCATTGTAGCCATAAATTCGATACCGCAGCATGATGTTGCAAATGGCAAAGGCCATAAAGAATATGAGCGCGCCAGCCCCACTGCTTTGTCTAACGACGTAGCAAAAAATCCCGACCCTTCTATACCCGGAGGCGCATCAACTATTTGAATATCACTCATTGAATTACTTTCAAAAAAGATGAATATCTGATTATCCAGATAGACAAACTTACAAATAAATAACGTTGTAAACCCTACACTATGACGCCGTGCAAGCTATTTAGAACCAGTCTAAACTCATTCCCAATCTAACGCACCTTTTTTGATAATGTAGATAAAGCCAAGTAATAAAGTACCCATAAAAATGAACATTTCGATCATGCCATCTTTACCCAGATCTTTAAAATTTACTGCCCAGGGGTACATAAATATTACTTCCACATCAAACAAAACAAACAGGATAGCCACCAGGAAGTATTTGATGGAAATAGGTGTACGTGCGTTACCAATTACTTCAATACCCGATTCAAATGGCGTTAATTTATCGTTCGTGTTTCTCTTAGGACCTAATTTGTGGGTAAAGAACATAGTAGTTACCACAAAACCAATGGCCACTATCATTTGAAAAATTATCGGGAGGTAATTAACCGGTAAACTTTGTGCTTCCATGATGCAAATATAGCAATGAGATAAAAATAAAAAAGGCCTCTTTATCAGAGGCCTTCATTTTGTGAAATATTGTATTACTTGCCTTTACCACCGGCCGGCTTGCTGAAGAAAGCCTGAGCCTGTTTATTGGTGGGGTCATATTCCCTGGCTTTAGTAAAGTTCTCTGTGGCTTTAGCCATATCTTTCTCCTTGTACTGATAGTAAGTACCAAGGTAAGCATATGCCGAAGCAAGAGATTTTTTATCGTTATCAGTTACGCCTTTAGCGGTTACAATCTGAATATATTTCTCGTAGTAAGGCTTAGCTAAACCTTTAATATTCTGACGGTCTTTGTCTTTTGTATCATTTACATAAGCACGGTACAAGGCTACAGCTGCAATAGGCGTAGTAGCAACGTGCTCGATGTGTGCAAAAGCCGAATCTGATTTAGTTAACAAAGTAGTGTCAGCTTTAGGGTCTTTCTCGTCATAAGCATAGAAGTAGCTGATACCCTCGTTAAGGTAATCCTGTAATTTAGGATGGCTTACTTTAGAAATATATTTGCTGTAAGCTGCACCAGCTTCTGCATATTTCTTTTTAGCATAGTAGCTTTTTGCAATCTCATTAAATACATCTGCCTGGGTAGTATCCATATCATATGCTTTACGCAATGATTGAATACCTA encodes the following:
- a CDS encoding NADH-quinone oxidoreductase subunit C, with protein sequence MGKISNEELLQKLTAQFGEAIASPVEPYNLLTVETSREQIMDVLGWLKTHPELQFIYLTDITGIHYPEQTGKEIGVIYHLHSLVNNVRIRIKVYLADGDVNIPSATALWKGANWMERETYDFFGINFTGHPDLRRILNVDDMTVYPMRKEYPLEDPNRVDKKDYFFGR
- a CDS encoding NADH-quinone oxidoreductase subunit B; this encodes MSDIQIVDAPPGIEGSGFFATSLDKAVGLARSYSLWPLPFATSCCGIEFMATMGSHYDLSRFGAERLSFSPRQADLLMVMGTISKKMAPVLRQVYLQMAEPRWVMAVGACASSGGIFDTYSVLQGIDEVIPVDVYVPGCPPRPEAIIDGFMNIQKLVQTESLRRRDTPEYQALLAKYGIQ
- a CDS encoding NADH-quinone oxidoreductase subunit A, encoding MEAQSLPVNYLPIIFQMIVAIGFVVTTMFFTHKLGPKRNTNDKLTPFESGIEVIGNARTPISIKYFLVAILFVLFDVEVIFMYPWAVNFKDLGKDGMIEMFIFMGTLLLGFIYIIKKGALDWE